The Coleofasciculus sp. FACHB-1120 region GAAACCCGAATCTGGGTACCATCGTGCTTGGTGTCGAGCAGTTCGCCTCTCCAGTACCCGTCGTGAAAAAACTTTTCATCGATTTCTTCAATATTTGGAGGAAATTCGGTTCTTAGGAGTTCGTGGGCGGTTTGACCGAGGGCTTCTTTCTTCGTCCAGCCATACAGCCGTTCTGCCCCCTGATTCCAATAAGTAATCCGATCGTCGCGATCGCGCACCAAAATCGCGTCATTTGCCAGATCCAGCAGTGTCGCTTGTTTTCGCAACATTTCCTCAGATTGCTTGCGCTCCGTAATGTCGCGCATAATCCCAATCAACAAGCGCTGATTGTAAGAGTACATTTCGCTAAACGCTAGCTCCATTGGGAACGTGGTGCCATTTTTGCGCCGTCCCACTGTTTCTTGTAATCGTCGCATTTTGACGGGGTTGTTGCCGCCGACAAAATAGTTGAGCGCCTGGATGCTATCACCGCTGAATGGGTACGCCACCAATAGTTTCAGGTTCTTGCCAATCGCTTCGGCGGGTTCATACCCAAACATCGAAGCAGCAGCTTGATTAAAAGACTCAATATGACCCTGCTCGTTGATGGTGATAATCCCATCCACCACATTGTCTAAAATGGCGTGGATGCGAACGTTACTTTCGCGCAAACCCGTTTGTTGTGCTGTCAGTTCTCGGTCGAGCTGATCGAACAAATACACCGCTGCCAGCGATCCCAGAAGACCCAGTGTTGCGGTAGCGCTAAGTACGCCAATGGTAATTCGTTGCTGGTGCTTTAAGTCTCGGCTGCGCTGCTCAAGCAAACGAGCTTCCTCGGCGGAAAACCGGGTAATCTGCCGACGAATGGCATCCATCCTGGTTTTAGCTTGAGGCTCCCATTGGACAGCGCCAGCATTTGCCTGTTTGGCAGCTCTTATCCGAGCTACATTCTGGTTCATCATGCTGACTTTTTGATCTACCAGCTTTTGAATCTGCTGGATTCGTTGCAGTTGTTGCGGCTTATCTTTGACGGAATTATCCAGTTCTTGCAGAAATTTAGGAATGGTCGCGATCGCTTCGTTATAAGGTTCTAGATATTCTGGACGGCTTGTTAAGGCATAACCCTGCACCCCTGTCTCGGCATCCACCAGCGCTGTGAGCAAGCGATTGGCTTT contains the following coding sequences:
- a CDS encoding PAS domain S-box protein — encoded protein: MAPSGTHHLHLLWSDLPVRRRGALIIAIPIMCLLTSVVVFAGLQRSTAMAQNYVDKTQKVLLKANRLLTALVDAETGVQGYALTSRPEYLEPYNEAIATIPKFLQELDNSVKDKPQQLQRIQQIQKLVDQKVSMMNQNVARIRAAKQANAGAVQWEPQAKTRMDAIRRQITRFSAEEARLLEQRSRDLKHQQRITIGVLSATATLGLLGSLAAVYLFDQLDRELTAQQTGLRESNVRIHAILDNVVDGIITINEQGHIESFNQAAASMFGYEPAEAIGKNLKLLVAYPFSGDSIQALNYFVGGNNPVKMRRLQETVGRRKNGTTFPMELAFSEMYSYNQRLLIGIMRDITERKQSEEMLRKQATLLDLANDAILVRDRDDRITYWNQGAERLYGWTKKEALGQTAHELLRTEFPPNIEEIDEKFFHDGYWRGELLDTKHDGTQIRVSSRWTLQTDDEGEPLATLEINSDITERKQAEEDLRSRAGELARLSAILAQTNVALEKRNQELDQFAYIVSHDLKAPLRAIANLSTWIEEDISDQLSEETRHNMDLMRSRVHRMEALINGVLQYSRVGRLKASVESVDVEKLLAEVIDTLAPPPTFTIAVNPGMPTLRTERLPLQQVFANLISNAIKHNHQAEGQVTISVEDQGNCYEFAVADNGPGIAPEYHEKVFAIFETLQARDTVENTGIGLTLVKKIVETQGGSIWVESQLGKGATFRFTWAKSVLST